A single genomic interval of Streptomyces sp. BA2 harbors:
- a CDS encoding response regulator transcription factor, with amino-acid sequence MSLRVLLADDEHLIRGALAALLALEDDLVVVAEAASGPEALAMALAHRPDVAVLDLEMPGADGVSVATSLRDELPHCRTMIVTSHGRPGHLKRALAVGVRGFVPKTVSAQRLAEIIRTVHAGNRYVDPELAADAISAGDSPLTVREAEVLELAADGAPVAEIAERAALSQGTVRNYLSSAATKIGAENRHAAVRLARERGWV; translated from the coding sequence ATGAGCCTGCGTGTGCTGCTCGCCGATGACGAGCACCTCATCCGCGGCGCCCTCGCCGCACTCCTCGCGCTTGAGGACGACCTCGTCGTGGTCGCCGAGGCCGCGTCGGGGCCCGAGGCGCTCGCCATGGCCCTCGCCCACCGGCCCGATGTGGCCGTGCTCGACCTGGAGATGCCGGGCGCCGACGGTGTGAGTGTGGCCACATCGCTGCGGGACGAACTGCCGCACTGCCGCACCATGATCGTGACGAGCCATGGCAGACCGGGGCATCTCAAACGGGCACTCGCCGTGGGCGTACGGGGCTTCGTGCCGAAGACCGTGAGCGCGCAGCGCCTCGCCGAGATCATCCGTACCGTTCATGCCGGTAATCGCTATGTGGACCCGGAGTTGGCCGCCGACGCGATCTCCGCCGGGGACTCGCCGCTGACCGTCCGCGAGGCCGAGGTTCTCGAACTCGCCGCCGACGGGGCGCCCGTCGCGGAGATCGCCGAGCGGGCCGCGCTGTCGCAGGGGACCGTCCGGAACTACCTCTCGTCCGCCGCCACCAAGATCGGTGCGGAGAATCGTCATGCCGCGGTGCGTCTCGCACGCGAGCGAGGTTGGGTATAG
- a CDS encoding phosphoribosylaminoimidazolesuccinocarboxamide synthase, which produces MSGFVEKPEPLQVPGLVHVHTGKVRDLYRNEAGDLVMVASDRMSAYDWVLPTEIPDKGRVLTQLSLWWFDQLADLVPNHVISTDVPPGAPADWEGRTTVCKSLAMVPVECVARGYLTGSGLVEYNDTRTVCGLALPDGLSDGSELPAPIFTPATKAEVGEHDENVSYEEVARQVGAETAAQLRQATLAVYGRARDIARDRGVILADTKFEFGFEGETLVIADEVLTPDSSRFWPADSWQPGRAQPSFDKQFVRDWLTSPASGWDRRSEQPPPPLPQEVVDATRAKYIEAYERLTGTAW; this is translated from the coding sequence GTGTCCGGATTCGTAGAAAAGCCCGAGCCGCTTCAGGTGCCGGGCCTGGTGCACGTGCACACCGGAAAGGTGCGCGACCTGTACCGGAACGAGGCGGGCGACCTCGTGATGGTCGCGAGCGACCGCATGTCCGCCTACGACTGGGTGCTGCCCACGGAGATCCCTGACAAGGGCAGGGTCCTCACGCAGCTCTCCCTGTGGTGGTTCGACCAGCTCGCCGACCTCGTCCCGAACCACGTCATCTCCACCGACGTCCCGCCCGGCGCCCCCGCCGACTGGGAGGGCCGCACCACGGTCTGTAAGTCCCTGGCGATGGTCCCGGTCGAGTGTGTCGCCCGCGGCTATCTGACCGGCTCGGGCCTGGTCGAGTACAACGACACGCGCACCGTCTGCGGCCTCGCGCTGCCCGACGGCCTGAGCGACGGCTCGGAGCTGCCCGCGCCGATCTTCACGCCCGCCACGAAGGCGGAGGTCGGCGAGCACGACGAGAACGTGAGCTACGAGGAAGTGGCCCGTCAGGTGGGCGCGGAGACGGCCGCCCAGCTTCGCCAGGCGACCCTCGCGGTCTACGGCCGTGCCCGTGACATCGCCCGCGACCGTGGCGTGATCCTCGCCGACACGAAGTTCGAGTTCGGCTTCGAGGGAGAGACGCTGGTCATCGCCGACGAGGTCCTGACCCCGGACTCGTCCCGCTTCTGGCCCGCGGACAGCTGGCAGCCGGGCCGCGCCCAGCCGTCGTTCGACAAGCAGTTCGTCCGCGACTGGCTGACCTCGCCGGCCTCCGGCTGGGACCGCAGGAGCGAGCAGCCGCCGCCCCCGCTCCCGCAGGAGGTGGTGGACGCCACGCGCGCCAAGTACATCGAGGCGTACGAGCGTCTGACGGGCACCGCCTGGTAG
- a CDS encoding N,N-dimethylformamidase beta subunit family domain-containing protein, translating to MGSEQIRRWESGALAHAVTDPFGQGPLPWLRGAEHYFDDTGQVVPWYIDHAPAPGAQDIPAPRHRARTNGPRTADDVHGQIKGFASTGAAAPGEAIDFHVTVDPPQQFFVDIYRIGHYGGDGASKITTSPRLSGIVQPPPLAADRTVSCHHWWLSWRLQIPSYWSVGAYVAVLTTVGGYRSHVPFTVRDDHRADLLLLLPDITWQAYNLYPEDGRTGASLYHAWDEKGRLLGESEAAHTVSFDRPYAGAGLPLHVGHAYDFIRWAERYGYDLAYADTRDLHAGRIDPTRYRGLVFPGHDEYWSSNMRRTTEKAREHGTSLVFLSANTMYWQVELGASPSGVEDRLLTCRKRHGPGRPALWREQDKAEQQLLGIQYAGRVPEPAPLVVRNADHWLWEATGAHEGDEIEGLVAGEADRYFPRTALPENQGRILLAHSPYEDSDGVMRHQESSLYRAPSGALVFASGTFAWSPALDRPGHVDSRVQRATANLLDRICKRD from the coding sequence ATGGGGTCGGAGCAGATCCGCAGGTGGGAATCGGGCGCCCTGGCGCACGCCGTGACCGACCCCTTCGGCCAAGGGCCCCTGCCCTGGCTCCGAGGCGCCGAGCACTACTTCGACGACACGGGTCAGGTCGTCCCCTGGTACATCGACCACGCCCCGGCCCCCGGCGCGCAGGACATCCCCGCGCCTCGCCACCGCGCCCGTACCAACGGCCCGCGCACCGCCGACGACGTGCACGGCCAGATCAAGGGCTTCGCCTCCACCGGCGCCGCCGCCCCCGGCGAGGCGATCGACTTCCACGTGACGGTGGACCCGCCCCAGCAGTTCTTCGTCGACATCTACCGCATCGGGCACTACGGCGGAGACGGCGCCTCGAAGATCACCACGAGCCCGCGTCTCTCCGGCATCGTCCAGCCGCCCCCGCTCGCCGCCGACCGCACGGTCTCCTGCCACCACTGGTGGCTCTCCTGGCGTCTGCAGATCCCGAGTTACTGGAGCGTCGGGGCGTACGTGGCGGTCCTCACCACGGTCGGCGGTTACCGCTCGCACGTCCCGTTCACGGTCCGCGACGACCACCGCGCCGATCTGCTCCTGCTCCTGCCGGACATCACCTGGCAGGCGTACAACCTCTACCCCGAGGACGGCCGCACGGGCGCGAGCCTCTACCACGCGTGGGACGAGAAGGGCCGTCTCCTGGGCGAGAGCGAGGCCGCCCACACGGTCTCCTTCGACCGCCCGTACGCGGGCGCGGGCCTGCCCCTGCACGTCGGTCACGCCTACGACTTCATCCGCTGGGCCGAGCGTTACGGCTACGACCTCGCGTACGCCGACACCCGCGACCTGCACGCGGGCCGCATCGATCCGACCCGCTACCGAGGCCTGGTCTTCCCGGGCCACGACGAGTACTGGTCGTCGAACATGCGCCGTACCACGGAGAAGGCCCGCGAGCACGGCACGTCCCTCGTCTTCCTCTCCGCCAACACCATGTACTGGCAGGTGGAGTTGGGCGCTTCCCCCTCCGGCGTGGAGGACCGCCTGTTGACCTGCCGCAAGCGCCACGGCCCCGGCAGACCGGCCCTCTGGCGGGAGCAGGACAAGGCCGAGCAGCAGCTCCTCGGCATCCAGTACGCGGGCCGGGTCCCCGAGCCCGCCCCCCTCGTCGTGCGCAACGCCGACCACTGGCTGTGGGAGGCGACCGGCGCGCACGAGGGGGACGAGATCGAGGGCCTGGTCGCGGGCGAGGCCGACCGCTACTTCCCGCGCACCGCGCTGCCGGAGAACCAGGGCCGCATCCTCCTCGCCCACTCTCCGTACGAGGACTCCGACGGCGTCATGCGCCACCAGGAGTCGTCCCTCTACCGCGCCCCCTCCGGCGCCCTGGTCTTCGCCTCGGGCACCTTCGCCTGGTCCCCCGCGCTCGACCGCCCAGGCCATGTGGACTCACGCGTCCAGCGCGCCACGGCCAACCTCCTGGACCGCATCTGCAAACGGGACTGA
- the purD gene encoding phosphoribosylamine--glycine ligase yields the protein MKVLVIGSGAREHALCRSLSLDPGVSALYCAPGNAGIADVAELHPVDALDGSAVAALATRLGADLVIVGPEAPLVAGVADAVRDAGIPCFGPSAEAAQLEGSKAFAKEVMAGAQVPTARSYVCTTPDEIDEALDAFGAPYVVKDDGLAAGKGVVVTDDIEAARAHALACDRVVIEEFLDGPEVSLFAITDGITVVPLQPAQDFKRALDGDEGPNTGGMGAYSPLPWADPKLVDEVMQSVLQPTVDELRRRGTPFSGLLYAGLAITSRGVRVIEFNARFGDPETQVVLARLKTPLAGVLLAAANGTLVDLPPLRWSDDAAVTVVIASHNYPETPRTGDPIEGLGDVAAQDAPDAYVLHAGTKRDGDAVVSAGGRVLSVTATGTDLTAAREKAYAALSRIRLDGSQHRTDIAAKAASEA from the coding sequence GTGAAGGTCCTCGTCATCGGCAGTGGTGCCCGCGAACACGCCCTGTGCCGCTCTCTGTCCCTCGACCCCGGCGTCTCCGCCCTGTACTGCGCCCCCGGCAACGCCGGCATCGCGGACGTGGCCGAGCTCCACCCGGTCGACGCCCTCGACGGCAGCGCGGTGGCCGCCCTCGCCACCCGGCTCGGCGCCGACCTTGTGATCGTGGGCCCGGAGGCGCCCCTGGTCGCCGGAGTCGCCGACGCCGTACGCGACGCCGGCATCCCCTGCTTCGGCCCCTCCGCGGAGGCCGCCCAGCTGGAGGGTTCCAAGGCCTTCGCCAAGGAAGTGATGGCGGGCGCCCAGGTACCCACCGCGCGGTCCTACGTCTGCACGACCCCCGATGAGATCGATGAGGCGCTGGACGCCTTCGGGGCGCCCTACGTCGTGAAGGACGACGGGCTCGCCGCCGGCAAGGGCGTCGTCGTGACCGACGACATCGAGGCCGCCCGCGCCCACGCCCTCGCCTGCGACCGCGTCGTCATCGAGGAGTTCCTCGACGGCCCCGAGGTCTCCCTCTTCGCCATCACGGACGGCATCACCGTCGTCCCGCTCCAGCCCGCGCAGGACTTCAAGCGCGCGCTCGACGGGGACGAAGGGCCGAACACGGGCGGCATGGGCGCGTACTCGCCCCTCCCCTGGGCCGACCCGAAGCTGGTCGACGAGGTCATGCAGAGCGTGCTGCAGCCGACCGTCGACGAGCTGCGCCGCCGGGGCACTCCGTTCTCGGGGCTGCTGTACGCGGGCCTGGCGATCACCAGCCGCGGCGTACGCGTCATCGAGTTCAACGCCCGCTTCGGCGACCCCGAGACGCAGGTCGTCCTCGCCCGTCTGAAGACCCCGCTCGCCGGAGTCCTGCTGGCCGCGGCGAACGGCACCCTCGTCGACCTGCCCCCGCTGCGCTGGAGCGACGACGCCGCGGTGACCGTGGTCATCGCCTCGCACAACTACCCGGAGACGCCGCGCACCGGCGACCCCATCGAGGGGCTCGGCGACGTCGCGGCACAGGATGCCCCGGACGCGTACGTCCTGCACGCGGGGACGAAGCGCGACGGCGACGCGGTGGTCAGCGCGGGCGGCCGTGTGCTCTCCGTGACGGCGACCGGCACGGACCTGACGGCGGCGCGCGAGAAGGCGTACGCGGCGCTGTCCCGCATCCGGCTCGACGGCTCCCAGCACCGTACGGACATCGCGGCGAAGGCGGCGTCGGAGGCGTAA
- a CDS encoding DNA polymerase III subunit gamma and tau, which yields MSSLALYRRYRPESFAEVIGQEHVTDPLQQALRNNRVNHAYLFSGPRGCGKTTSARILARCLNCEQGPTPTPCGECQSCRDLARNGPGSIDVIEIDAASHGGVDDARDLREKAFFGPASSRYKIYIIDEAHMVTSAGFNALLKVVEEPPEHLKFIFATTEPEKVIGTIRSRTHHYPFRLVPPGTLREYLAEVCGREQMAVEEGVFPLVVRAGAGSVRDSMSVMDQLLASAADDGVTYAMATSLLGYTDGSLLDSVVEAFASGDGAAAFEIVDSVIEGGNDPRRFVADLLERLRDLVILAAVPDAAEKGLIDAPVEVVERMQAQAGVFGGAELSRAADLVNEGLTEMRGATSPRLQLELICARVLLPAAYDDERSLMARLDRLERGGNFMAGAQAGGGPGPAMAYVPGPDAHAGMPAGGQPVQQAGPADPQVPPGGGAAAARAAVRGGGQAAAEPPAPTPTPTPEPAAPAAPAPPAPEPAAAPSGERRPGGWPTASAPGGGPKQAEPAPSGAQRPGGWPTAAPAGGGAAAPQQSAPAAPAQVAPAQAAAPAAAPAPAAAVGGPDPRSLWPNILEAVKGRRRFTWILLSQNAQVAGFDGTTLQIGFVNAGARDNFASSGSEDVLRQALSEQFGVQWKVEAIVDPSGGSAPPPAAGNFGGGAPPAPSRPAPPQQQSPPPAAPAARSAPAASAPTPAPAPAPAPAPAPERSVPDHVSPEDDTWADDDPDLVESALSGHDLIVRELGATIVEEYNNEP from the coding sequence GTGTCGTCTCTCGCGTTGTACCGCCGCTATCGCCCGGAGTCGTTCGCCGAGGTCATCGGGCAGGAGCATGTAACCGACCCGCTGCAGCAGGCGCTGCGCAACAACCGGGTCAATCACGCCTACCTGTTCAGTGGTCCGCGCGGCTGCGGAAAGACGACGAGCGCGCGCATCCTGGCCCGCTGTCTCAACTGTGAGCAAGGTCCCACTCCGACGCCCTGCGGCGAGTGCCAGTCCTGTCGCGACCTGGCGAGGAACGGCCCGGGTTCGATCGACGTCATCGAGATCGACGCCGCTTCGCACGGCGGTGTGGACGATGCGCGTGATCTGCGCGAGAAGGCCTTCTTCGGCCCGGCGAGCAGCCGGTACAAGATCTACATCATCGACGAGGCCCACATGGTCACCTCGGCGGGCTTCAACGCCCTCCTGAAGGTGGTCGAGGAGCCGCCGGAGCATCTCAAGTTCATCTTCGCGACCACGGAGCCCGAGAAGGTCATCGGGACGATCCGGTCGCGTACGCACCACTATCCGTTCCGGCTCGTGCCGCCGGGGACGCTGCGGGAGTATCTGGCAGAGGTGTGCGGCCGGGAGCAGATGGCCGTCGAGGAAGGTGTGTTCCCGCTGGTCGTGCGGGCCGGTGCCGGGTCCGTGCGTGACTCGATGTCCGTCATGGACCAGCTCCTCGCGTCCGCGGCGGACGACGGTGTGACGTATGCCATGGCGACGTCGCTTCTCGGTTATACGGACGGGTCGTTGCTCGACTCCGTGGTGGAGGCCTTCGCTTCGGGGGACGGGGCGGCCGCCTTCGAGATCGTCGACAGCGTCATCGAGGGCGGCAACGACCCTCGGCGCTTCGTCGCCGATCTGCTGGAGCGGCTGCGGGATCTGGTGATCCTCGCGGCGGTTCCCGACGCGGCGGAGAAGGGGCTCATCGACGCCCCGGTGGAAGTCGTGGAGCGGATGCAGGCGCAGGCGGGCGTCTTCGGCGGCGCGGAGCTCAGCCGCGCGGCCGACCTCGTGAACGAAGGCCTCACGGAGATGCGGGGGGCGACGTCGCCCCGGCTGCAGCTGGAGCTGATCTGCGCGCGCGTGCTGCTTCCGGCCGCGTACGACGACGAGCGCTCGCTCATGGCCCGCCTCGACCGTCTTGAGCGTGGCGGCAACTTCATGGCGGGAGCGCAGGCGGGCGGTGGTCCTGGCCCCGCGATGGCGTACGTCCCCGGGCCCGACGCCCATGCGGGAATGCCTGCGGGTGGGCAGCCGGTGCAGCAGGCGGGGCCCGCTGATCCGCAGGTTCCGCCGGGGGGCGGGGCTGCGGCGGCGCGGGCGGCTGTGCGGGGCGGGGGGCAGGCTGCTGCTGAGCCTCCGGCTCCGACTCCGACTCCGACTCCCGAGCCTGCGGCTCCTGCGGCTCCGGCTCCTCCGGCTCCGGAGCCGGCTGCGGCGCCTTCCGGTGAGCGTCGCCCTGGCGGGTGGCCCACGGCTTCGGCGCCGGGGGGCGGCCCGAAGCAGGCCGAGCCGGCTCCTTCGGGGGCCCAGCGTCCGGGGGGCTGGCCCACGGCCGCGCCCGCGGGTGGCGGTGCCGCGGCTCCGCAGCAGTCTGCTCCGGCGGCTCCTGCTCAGGTGGCTCCTGCTCAGGCGGCCGCTCCGGCGGCTGCTCCGGCTCCGGCGGCCGCGGTGGGCGGGCCCGACCCGCGTTCCCTGTGGCCGAACATCCTTGAGGCGGTGAAGGGGCGCCGCCGCTTCACCTGGATCCTGCTGAGCCAGAACGCCCAGGTGGCGGGCTTCGACGGGACGACACTGCAGATCGGCTTCGTGAACGCGGGGGCGCGGGACAACTTCGCGAGCAGCGGCAGTGAGGATGTGCTGCGGCAGGCGTTGTCCGAGCAGTTCGGGGTGCAGTGGAAGGTCGAGGCGATCGTCGACCCCTCGGGGGGCTCGGCACCGCCGCCCGCGGCGGGCAACTTCGGGGGCGGTGCGCCACCGGCTCCCTCGCGGCCGGCTCCACCGCAGCAGCAGTCGCCCCCGCCTGCGGCGCCCGCCGCGAGGTCGGCGCCGGCTGCCTCTGCGCCGACTCCGGCTCCGGCTCCCGCTCCGGCCCCGGCCCCGGCCCCGGAGCGGAGCGTCCCGGACCATGTCTCCCCGGAGGACGACACCTGGGCGGACGACGACCCCGACCTGGTCGAGTCGGCCCTGTCCGGTCATGACCTGATCGTCCGCGAACTGGGCGCCACGATCGTGGAGGAATACAACAACGAACCGTGA